One Mycolicibacterium goodii genomic region harbors:
- a CDS encoding NUDIX hydrolase, protein MAGLSSLWIVICVVVALVVVLALVGGWAYQTANRLDRLHVRYDLSWQALDGALARRAVVARAVAADAYGVGPQAKRLTELADAAERAPRSAREAAENELSAALAAVDLAALPVALVAELADAEARVLLARRFHNDAVRDTLALRERRAVRLLKLGGRAALPTYFEIVERPEAQSEVGALSRRTSARVVLLDETGAVLLLRGSDPALEDPDVPAPRWWFTVGGAVQQGEDLAETAARELFEETGLRVEPSALVGPVWRREEIIDFNASVVRSEEYFFVHRTQRFEPSAVGRTALERRYIHGHRWCDATMIAELVAGGEAVYPVQLGDRLAQANELVSGDTRVPARADSLGELPAIR, encoded by the coding sequence ATGGCCGGGTTGTCCTCGCTGTGGATCGTCATCTGCGTCGTCGTGGCGCTGGTCGTGGTTCTGGCCCTGGTGGGCGGCTGGGCCTACCAGACCGCGAACCGGCTCGACCGCCTGCACGTGCGGTACGACCTGTCCTGGCAGGCGCTCGACGGCGCGTTGGCGCGTCGCGCGGTGGTGGCGCGGGCCGTCGCCGCCGACGCCTACGGGGTCGGCCCGCAGGCCAAGCGGCTGACGGAGTTGGCCGACGCGGCCGAGCGCGCGCCGCGATCGGCGCGTGAGGCCGCCGAGAACGAGCTGTCGGCCGCGCTCGCCGCGGTCGATCTTGCGGCGTTGCCGGTCGCGCTGGTCGCCGAGCTCGCCGACGCCGAGGCGCGTGTGCTGTTGGCGCGGCGGTTTCACAACGACGCCGTGCGGGACACCCTCGCGCTGCGCGAGCGGCGCGCGGTCCGCCTCCTGAAGCTGGGTGGACGAGCCGCGCTACCAACGTATTTCGAGATCGTCGAGCGTCCGGAGGCGCAGTCCGAGGTGGGTGCGCTGAGCCGTCGCACATCGGCGCGTGTGGTGCTGCTCGACGAGACCGGCGCCGTGTTACTGCTGCGCGGCAGCGATCCCGCGCTCGAGGATCCCGACGTGCCGGCACCCCGATGGTGGTTCACCGTGGGCGGCGCCGTTCAGCAGGGTGAGGACCTGGCCGAGACCGCGGCGCGTGAACTTTTCGAGGAGACAGGACTGCGGGTCGAGCCGTCGGCACTGGTCGGCCCGGTATGGCGGCGCGAGGAGATCATCGACTTCAATGCGTCGGTGGTGCGCAGCGAAGAGTACTTCTTCGTGCACCGCACGCAAAGGTTCGAGCCGTCGGCGGTCGGGCGGACCGCGCTGGAACGGCGCTACATTCACGGTCACCGGTGGTGCGATGCGACAATGATCGCCGAGCTGGTCGCCGGCGGTGAGGCCGTCTATCCGGTTCAGCTCGGTGACCGGCTGGCCCAGGCCAACGAGCTGGTGTCCGGGGACACCCGGGTACCTGCGCGGGCGGACTCGCTGGGGGAGCTGCCTGCCATCCGCTGA
- the pimA gene encoding phosphatidyl-myo-inositol alpha-mannosyltransferase, whose translation MRIGMVCPYSFDVPGGVQSHVLQLAEVLRAAGHEVSVLAPASPHVKLPDYVVSGGKAVPIPYNGSVARLRFGPATHRKVKKWIAEGDFDVLHIHEPNAPSLSMLALQAAEGPIVATFHTSTTKSLTLSVFQGILRPYHEKIIGRIAVSDLARRWQMEALGSDAVEIPNGVDVASFAEAPLLDGYPRPGRTVLFLGRFDEPRKGMAVLLAALPELVERFPEIEILVVGRGDEDELREQAGDLARHLRFLGQVDDTTKAAAMRSADVYCAPHLGGESFGIVLVEAMAAGTAVVASDLDAFRRVLADGEAGRLVPVDDADGMAAALIEILEDDELRAGYVAKASERVHRYDWSVVSAQIMRVYETVSGAGIKVQVSGAASRDETSGETV comes from the coding sequence ATGCGTATCGGGATGGTCTGCCCCTATTCGTTCGACGTGCCAGGTGGCGTGCAATCCCACGTGCTTCAGCTCGCCGAGGTGCTGCGCGCGGCAGGGCACGAGGTGAGCGTGCTCGCGCCGGCCTCACCGCACGTGAAGTTGCCCGACTACGTGGTCTCCGGCGGTAAGGCTGTGCCGATCCCGTACAACGGCTCGGTGGCGCGCCTGCGGTTCGGCCCCGCCACCCACCGCAAGGTCAAGAAATGGATCGCCGAAGGCGACTTCGACGTCCTGCACATCCACGAACCCAACGCTCCGAGCCTGTCGATGTTGGCACTGCAGGCCGCCGAGGGCCCCATCGTCGCGACGTTCCACACCTCGACGACGAAGTCGTTGACGCTCAGCGTCTTTCAAGGAATCCTGCGGCCGTACCACGAGAAGATCATCGGCCGCATCGCGGTGTCGGACCTCGCGCGTCGCTGGCAGATGGAGGCGTTGGGCTCCGATGCCGTCGAGATCCCCAACGGTGTCGACGTCGCGTCGTTCGCCGAAGCACCGCTGCTCGACGGCTACCCGCGCCCGGGCCGCACGGTGTTGTTCCTTGGCCGGTTCGACGAACCGCGCAAGGGCATGGCGGTGTTGCTGGCTGCCCTGCCCGAACTCGTCGAGCGGTTCCCCGAGATCGAGATTCTCGTCGTCGGCCGCGGCGACGAGGACGAGTTGCGCGAGCAGGCCGGCGATCTGGCCCGCCATCTGCGGTTCCTCGGGCAGGTCGACGACACGACCAAGGCCGCGGCGATGCGCAGCGCCGATGTGTACTGCGCTCCGCACCTGGGCGGGGAGAGCTTCGGCATCGTGCTCGTCGAGGCGATGGCGGCCGGCACCGCGGTGGTGGCCAGCGATCTGGACGCCTTCCGCCGCGTCCTCGCCGACGGTGAGGCAGGTCGTCTGGTGCCGGTCGACGACGCAGACGGCATGGCCGCAGCCCTCATCGAGATACTGGAGGACGACGAGTTGCGGGCGGGCTACGTCGCCAAAGCGTCCGAGCGGGTGCACCGCTACGACTGGTCGGTGGTGTCCGCGCAGATCATGCGGGTGTACGAGACGGTGTCCGGGGCGGGGATCAAGGTGCAGGTGAGTGGCGCGGCGAGCCGCGACGAAACGAGTGGGGAAACCGTCTGA
- a CDS encoding phosphatidylinositol mannoside acyltransferase, with protein MTLPGRTPLGGQVTDLGYAAGWRLVRAMPEVAAQAVFGAGARYAARNGGPEQLRRNLARVVGKPPADVPDDLIRASLASYARYWREAFRLPAMDHRLLGEQLDVIDIDHLWSALNAGRGAVLALPHSGNWDMAGVWLVQNYGPFTTVAERLKPESLYRRFVEYRESLGFEVLPLTGGQRPPYEVLAERLTDNRPICLMAERDLTRSGVQVDFFGEPTRMPAGPAKLAIETGAALFPVHCWFEGDGWGMRVYPELDTSSGDVTAITQALADRFADNIATYPADWHMLQPQWLADLSDERRARLGT; from the coding sequence GTGACTCTTCCCGGCCGCACCCCGCTCGGCGGGCAGGTCACGGACTTGGGGTATGCGGCCGGCTGGCGGCTGGTGCGCGCCATGCCGGAGGTCGCCGCGCAGGCGGTGTTCGGTGCGGGCGCCCGCTACGCCGCCCGCAACGGCGGGCCCGAACAGTTGCGCCGCAACCTGGCCCGCGTGGTCGGTAAGCCGCCCGCCGACGTGCCCGACGATCTGATCCGCGCGTCGCTGGCGTCGTACGCCCGGTACTGGCGCGAGGCGTTCCGGCTGCCCGCCATGGATCACCGCCTGCTCGGCGAACAGCTCGATGTCATCGACATCGACCACCTGTGGTCGGCGCTGAACGCGGGCCGCGGAGCGGTGCTCGCGCTGCCCCACAGCGGGAACTGGGACATGGCCGGGGTGTGGCTGGTGCAGAATTACGGCCCGTTCACGACGGTCGCCGAACGCCTCAAGCCCGAGTCGCTGTATCGGCGCTTCGTCGAGTATCGCGAGAGCCTCGGCTTCGAGGTCCTGCCGCTGACCGGAGGGCAGCGCCCGCCGTACGAGGTGCTCGCGGAGCGCCTGACCGACAACCGGCCCATCTGTCTGATGGCCGAGCGCGATCTGACCCGCAGCGGCGTCCAGGTGGACTTCTTCGGTGAACCGACCCGGATGCCGGCGGGACCGGCCAAGCTGGCCATCGAGACCGGTGCGGCGCTGTTCCCCGTGCACTGCTGGTTCGAAGGTGACGGCTGGGGCATGCGCGTGTACCCCGAACTCGACACCTCGTCCGGCGACGTCACGGCGATCACGCAGGCGCTCGCCGATCGGTTCGCCGACAACATCGCCACCTATCCCGCCGACTGGCACATGCTGCAACCGCAGTGGTTGGCCGACCTGTCCGACGAGCGCCGCGCGCGGTTGGGGACCTGA
- the pgsA gene encoding phosphatidylinositol phosphate synthase yields the protein MSNVYLMTRAAYVKLSRPVAKAALRAGLTPDIVTLVGTAASVIGALTLFPIGQLWWGALVVWFFVLADMLDGAMAREQGGGTRFGAVLDATCDRLGDGAVFAGLLWWAAFGLDSPSLVVATLICLVTSQVISYIKARAEASGLRGDGGIIERPERLVIVLAGAGLSDLPFFPLPWALHVAMWVLAVASVVTLLQRVHAVRTSPGAMEPLHPASGEKPETSEP from the coding sequence GTGAGCAATGTCTACCTGATGACCCGTGCGGCCTACGTGAAGCTGTCCCGGCCGGTGGCCAAGGCGGCCCTGCGAGCCGGCCTGACACCTGACATCGTCACGCTCGTCGGCACCGCGGCGTCGGTCATCGGGGCGCTGACCCTCTTCCCGATCGGCCAGCTGTGGTGGGGCGCGCTGGTGGTCTGGTTTTTCGTGCTCGCCGACATGCTCGACGGCGCGATGGCCCGCGAGCAGGGCGGCGGCACCCGCTTCGGCGCGGTGCTCGACGCCACGTGCGACCGGCTCGGTGACGGCGCGGTGTTCGCCGGACTGTTGTGGTGGGCCGCGTTCGGCCTGGACAGCCCGTCGCTGGTCGTCGCGACCCTGATCTGCCTGGTCACCTCGCAGGTGATCTCCTACATCAAGGCCAGGGCCGAGGCCAGTGGCCTGCGCGGCGACGGCGGCATCATCGAGCGGCCGGAACGCCTGGTGATCGTCCTGGCCGGCGCCGGGCTGTCGGATCTGCCGTTCTTCCCGTTGCCATGGGCGCTGCACGTCGCGATGTGGGTGCTGGCCGTCGCCAGCGTGGTGACGCTGCTGCAGCGCGTCCACGCCGTGCGCACATCGCCGGGCGCCATGGAACCGCTGCACCCGGCCAGCGGTGAGAAGCCGGAGACGAGCGAACCGTGA
- a CDS encoding HIT family protein, which produces MTGPDERQIVDHGVGEPDHLQRLWTPHRMSYIAEAPMKKRGEGGSAGSAEPFTDIPGMSDEDGLMVARGKRVYAVLNLYPYNPGHLMVVPYRRVSELEDLTEEESSELMAFTQKAIRVIKAVSRPHGFNVGLNLGSSAGGSLAEHLHMHVVPRWGGDANFITIIGGSKVIPQLLRETRQLLATEWVRQDESSAENEAEKDGKAPTS; this is translated from the coding sequence GTGACCGGTCCTGACGAGCGGCAGATCGTCGACCACGGCGTGGGGGAGCCCGATCACCTGCAGCGGTTGTGGACGCCGCACCGGATGAGCTACATCGCCGAGGCTCCGATGAAGAAGCGCGGCGAAGGCGGATCGGCCGGTTCGGCGGAACCGTTCACCGACATCCCCGGAATGTCCGACGAGGACGGGCTGATGGTGGCGCGCGGCAAGCGGGTCTACGCGGTGCTGAACCTGTATCCGTACAACCCGGGCCACCTGATGGTCGTTCCGTACCGTCGGGTGTCGGAGCTGGAGGATCTCACCGAGGAGGAGAGCTCCGAGCTGATGGCCTTCACGCAGAAGGCGATTCGCGTGATCAAGGCGGTGTCGAGGCCGCACGGTTTCAACGTGGGGCTGAACCTCGGCTCGTCGGCAGGCGGCTCGCTGGCCGAGCACCTGCACATGCACGTGGTTCCGCGCTGGGGCGGCGACGCCAACTTCATCACGATCATCGGCGGATCCAAGGTCATCCCGCAGCTGTTGAGAGAGACCCGGCAACTCCTGGCGACCGAGTGGGTTCGGCAGGACGAGAGCAGCGCGGAAAATGAAGCAGAAAAAGACGGAAAAGCGCCCACATCGTGA
- the thrS gene encoding threonine--tRNA ligase, which produces MTAVASSAPAAPIRVPAGTTAGAAVREADLPGRGAPNAIVVVRDAEGRLRDLSWTPDSEVEVTPVAADTEEGRSVIRHSCAHVLAQAVQDLFPQAKLGIGPPITDGFYYDFDVEEPFTPEDLERLEKRMRQIIKDGQLFSRRVYESKDAAREELANEPYKLELVDDKSGDPDVMEVGGDELTAYDNLNARTKERVWGDLCRGPHIPTTRYIPAFKLTRSSAAYWRGNQNNASLQRIYGTAWESQEALDRHLELIEEAQRRDHRRLGVELDLFSFPDELGSGLPVFHPKGGVVRRELEDYSRRKHMEAGYEFVNTPHITKEQLYVTSGHLEWYADGMFPAMHIDAEYDADGQVRKPGQNYYLKPMNCPMHHLIFRSRGRSYRELPLRLFEFGSVYRYEKSGVVHGLTRVRGMTQDDAHIYTTREQMREELASLLQFVLSLLSDYGLDDYYLELSTKDPEKYVGSDEIWEEATETLREVAEASGLDLVPDPGGAAFYGPKISVQVKDALGRSWQMSTIQLDFNMPDRFELEYTAADGSRQRPVLIHRALFGSIERFFGVLTEHYAGAFPAWLAPVQVVGVPVADAHVPYLEEIAAQLKSRGVRVEVDSSDDRMAKKIVNHTNQKVPFMLLAGDKDAEAGAVSFRFGDRTQINGVPRDEAVEMIVKWISDRINSVPTAETVKAGAGK; this is translated from the coding sequence ATGACCGCCGTCGCCAGTTCCGCCCCCGCAGCCCCGATCCGGGTGCCTGCCGGGACCACCGCGGGCGCGGCGGTTCGCGAAGCCGACCTGCCCGGCCGTGGCGCACCGAATGCGATCGTGGTGGTCCGCGACGCCGAAGGCCGGCTGCGGGACCTGTCGTGGACCCCTGACAGCGAGGTCGAGGTGACACCGGTCGCCGCCGACACCGAAGAGGGTCGCAGCGTCATCCGCCACTCCTGCGCGCACGTGCTCGCCCAAGCGGTCCAGGATCTGTTCCCGCAGGCGAAGCTGGGCATCGGCCCGCCGATCACCGACGGCTTCTACTACGACTTCGACGTCGAGGAGCCGTTCACTCCCGAGGATCTGGAGCGCCTGGAGAAGCGTATGCGCCAGATCATCAAGGACGGGCAGCTGTTCTCGCGCCGCGTGTACGAGTCCAAGGACGCCGCGCGCGAAGAACTCGCCAACGAGCCCTACAAACTCGAACTCGTCGACGACAAGTCCGGCGATCCTGATGTCATGGAGGTCGGCGGGGACGAGCTGACCGCCTACGACAACCTCAACGCACGCACCAAGGAGCGGGTGTGGGGGGACCTGTGCCGCGGGCCGCACATCCCCACCACCAGGTACATCCCTGCGTTCAAGCTCACCCGCAGCAGCGCGGCGTACTGGCGCGGCAACCAGAACAACGCAAGTCTGCAGCGCATCTACGGCACCGCCTGGGAGTCGCAGGAGGCGCTCGACCGTCACCTCGAGCTCATCGAGGAGGCGCAGCGACGCGACCACCGCAGGCTCGGGGTCGAGCTCGACCTGTTCAGCTTCCCCGACGAATTGGGTTCGGGCCTACCGGTTTTCCATCCCAAGGGTGGTGTGGTGCGACGCGAGCTCGAGGACTACTCGCGGCGTAAACACATGGAGGCGGGCTACGAGTTCGTCAACACCCCGCACATCACCAAGGAACAGCTGTACGTCACCTCAGGTCATCTGGAGTGGTACGCCGACGGCATGTTCCCGGCAATGCACATCGACGCCGAGTACGACGCCGACGGGCAGGTGCGCAAGCCGGGGCAGAACTACTACCTCAAGCCGATGAACTGCCCCATGCACCACCTGATCTTCCGGTCGCGGGGCCGGTCCTACCGCGAACTGCCGTTGCGGCTCTTCGAATTCGGCTCGGTGTACCGCTACGAGAAGTCCGGCGTGGTGCACGGCCTCACCCGCGTGCGCGGTATGACCCAGGACGATGCGCACATCTACACCACGCGTGAGCAGATGCGCGAGGAGCTGGCGTCGCTGCTGCAGTTCGTGCTGAGCCTGCTCTCCGACTACGGCCTCGACGACTACTACCTGGAGTTGTCCACCAAGGACCCCGAGAAGTACGTCGGCTCCGACGAGATCTGGGAGGAGGCCACCGAGACGCTGCGGGAGGTGGCCGAGGCCTCGGGTCTGGACCTGGTGCCCGATCCGGGTGGCGCGGCGTTCTACGGACCGAAGATCTCGGTGCAGGTCAAGGATGCGCTGGGGCGCAGCTGGCAGATGTCGACCATCCAGCTCGATTTCAACATGCCCGACCGCTTCGAGCTGGAGTACACCGCCGCCGACGGCAGCCGCCAGCGCCCCGTGCTGATCCACCGTGCCCTGTTCGGCTCGATCGAGCGCTTCTTCGGTGTGCTCACCGAGCACTACGCGGGTGCGTTCCCGGCTTGGCTGGCCCCCGTCCAGGTGGTCGGCGTCCCGGTCGCCGACGCCCACGTCCCGTACCTGGAAGAGATTGCCGCGCAACTGAAGTCGCGTGGTGTCCGGGTGGAGGTGGACTCCAGCGACGATCGGATGGCGAAGAAGATCGTCAACCACACCAACCAGAAGGTGCCGTTCATGCTGCTCGCGGGCGACAAGGACGCCGAGGCCGGTGCCGTGTCCTTCCGCTTCGGCGACCGCACCCAGATCAACGGCGTGCCGCGCGACGAGGCCGTGGAGATGATCGTGAAGTGGATCTCCGACCGGATCAATTCGGTGCCCACCGCCGAGACCGTGAAGGCGGGCGCCGGGAAGTGA
- a CDS encoding TIGR02611 family protein has protein sequence MNISEGLSKAKRHWARRRDRLRERPLANFIYRIVVGVVGTVVLAVGIVAIPYPGPGWAIVFLGLAILATEFRFAKVALHFIKERYDAVMEWFSRQHIAVKALGAGFTTAVVVATLWGLGALYWAGGLVGFEPGWLKSPVGIGS, from the coding sequence ATGAACATCAGCGAGGGTTTGTCGAAGGCCAAACGACACTGGGCGCGCCGGCGTGACCGGCTGCGCGAGCGGCCGTTGGCGAATTTCATCTACCGAATCGTGGTCGGTGTCGTCGGCACGGTCGTGCTGGCCGTCGGGATCGTCGCCATCCCGTACCCGGGACCGGGTTGGGCCATCGTGTTCCTCGGCCTGGCGATCCTGGCCACGGAGTTCCGGTTCGCCAAGGTCGCGCTGCATTTCATCAAGGAGCGCTATGACGCGGTGATGGAGTGGTTCTCACGGCAGCACATCGCCGTCAAGGCACTCGGCGCGGGGTTCACCACGGCCGTCGTGGTCGCCACCTTGTGGGGGTTGGGTGCGCTGTACTGGGCGGGCGGCCTGGTCGGTTTCGAACCAGGCTGGCTCAAGAGCCCCGTCGGTATCGGCTCGTAG
- a CDS encoding PaaI family thioesterase, with the protein MAPETSPVTNPATEPAREHPGGGFNPPEPTTRGGPDYGRFIEAVRTLQDHAKAADAPDEVFTEAAGLIEKVSALLAPYDANEWASPSGRRLDLPNRGNVSSVPVHLEVEDNRIVGTAYFRRFHLGRNGAVHGGALSLLFDSLLGFTAAKLTRSPYQRTAYLHVNYRKIAPIEKELQVDAGVDRIEGRKIFVTGRLCDGPDVLTEAEALFVRLKPGQP; encoded by the coding sequence GTGGCCCCAGAGACCAGCCCTGTGACCAATCCAGCGACCGAACCCGCGCGTGAGCATCCCGGTGGGGGATTCAACCCGCCCGAACCCACCACGCGCGGGGGGCCCGACTACGGCAGGTTCATCGAGGCTGTGCGGACCCTGCAGGACCACGCCAAGGCCGCCGACGCCCCCGACGAGGTGTTCACCGAGGCCGCAGGCCTGATCGAGAAGGTGTCGGCACTGCTCGCGCCGTACGACGCCAACGAGTGGGCCTCGCCGTCGGGTCGTCGCCTGGACCTGCCCAACCGGGGCAACGTCAGCTCGGTGCCGGTCCACCTGGAGGTTGAGGACAACCGCATCGTCGGGACGGCGTACTTCCGCCGGTTCCATCTGGGTCGCAACGGTGCGGTACACGGGGGCGCGTTGTCGCTGCTGTTCGACTCGCTGCTGGGTTTCACGGCGGCCAAACTGACGCGCAGCCCCTATCAGCGCACCGCATACCTGCACGTCAACTACCGCAAGATCGCGCCGATCGAGAAAGAACTGCAAGTCGACGCCGGTGTCGACCGGATCGAGGGTCGCAAGATCTTCGTCACGGGACGGCTGTGTGACGGCCCCGACGTGCTCACCGAAGCCGAGGCGCTGTTCGTGCGGCTGAAACCGGGTCAGCCATGA
- a CDS encoding ABC transporter permease: MGFVEFVQDRWAVLSFLAYQHMSLVVQTLVIATVAALLVGVLLYRSPWGNALGNTLTSVGLTIPSYALLGVLVAVIGIGVLPSVIMLVFFGFLPILRNVLVGLGGVDRALVESARGMGMSRLSTLLRLEIPLAWPVIMTGVRVSAQMMMGIAAIAAYALGPGLGGYIFSGISRTGGANATNSIVAGTVGILILAIVLDTVLNIITRLTTPRGIRV; encoded by the coding sequence ATGGGGTTTGTCGAGTTCGTGCAGGACCGCTGGGCGGTGCTGTCTTTCCTCGCCTACCAGCACATGAGTCTCGTCGTGCAGACCCTGGTGATCGCCACGGTCGCCGCCCTGCTCGTCGGCGTGCTGCTCTACCGCTCACCGTGGGGCAATGCGCTCGGCAACACGCTCACGTCGGTCGGACTCACCATCCCGTCCTACGCACTGCTCGGCGTGCTGGTCGCGGTCATCGGGATCGGGGTGCTGCCCTCGGTAATCATGTTGGTGTTCTTCGGGTTCCTGCCTATCCTGCGCAACGTGCTCGTGGGGCTCGGCGGCGTGGACCGCGCGCTCGTCGAATCCGCGCGCGGCATGGGGATGAGCCGACTCTCGACATTGCTGCGTCTGGAGATCCCGCTCGCCTGGCCGGTCATCATGACCGGTGTTCGGGTGTCGGCACAGATGATGATGGGCATCGCGGCGATCGCCGCGTACGCGCTCGGTCCGGGCCTCGGCGGCTACATCTTCTCGGGCATTTCGCGCACCGGCGGCGCCAATGCCACCAACTCGATCGTCGCGGGCACCGTCGGCATCCTCATCCTGGCGATCGTGTTGGACACCGTGCTCAACATCATCACCCGACTGACCACCCCGAGGGGGATTCGTGTCTGA